Proteins from a single region of Bacteroidia bacterium:
- a CDS encoding NAD(P)/FAD-dependent oxidoreductase gives MQSKKVIVIGGGAAGFFAAINCAQIHPDYEIILLEKSSKLLSKVRVSGGGRCNVTHACFENNLLVKNYPRGEKELRNVFSRFTTSDTIHWFEKRGVTLKTEADGRMFPDTDKSETIVNCLMQEAEKASVKIKMNVDIEEIILQTDASFLLKAIGGGSFSCDKLIIATGGNPKSEAYNWLRAVGHTIENPVPSLFTFNIPNNAITQLMGVSVPHAKVRVLHTKIETEGPLLITHWGMSGPAILRASAWGARQLSDLNYRFTAMINWIPFYSEEKLRLELSDFRSKNSAKMMLTHFPLDLPKRLWEYFIHKATISESTRWADLPKKELNLLIAILLTDTYNVQGKTTFKEEFVTCGGIRLKEIDFKTMQSKVVPNLFFAGEIIDVDGITGGFNFQNAWSSGWIAAQSINL, from the coding sequence TTGCAATCAAAAAAAGTAATCGTTATAGGAGGAGGTGCAGCGGGATTTTTTGCCGCCATTAATTGCGCACAAATACATCCAGATTACGAAATCATTTTATTAGAAAAAAGCTCTAAACTACTTTCTAAAGTGCGCGTTTCCGGAGGCGGCAGATGCAATGTAACGCATGCCTGTTTCGAAAACAATTTGCTCGTAAAAAATTATCCGCGAGGAGAAAAAGAGTTACGAAATGTTTTCAGTCGTTTTACCACAAGCGATACCATTCATTGGTTTGAGAAACGAGGTGTAACACTAAAAACAGAAGCTGACGGAAGAATGTTTCCAGATACAGATAAGTCGGAAACCATTGTCAATTGCTTGATGCAAGAAGCAGAAAAAGCATCCGTAAAAATAAAAATGAATGTGGATATTGAAGAAATTATTCTGCAAACAGATGCTTCATTTCTCTTAAAGGCTATAGGCGGCGGTAGTTTCAGTTGCGATAAATTAATTATTGCGACAGGTGGCAATCCGAAAAGCGAAGCGTATAATTGGCTTCGAGCAGTAGGGCACACGATTGAAAATCCGGTTCCTTCGCTTTTTACATTTAATATTCCGAACAATGCCATCACACAACTGATGGGCGTTTCCGTGCCGCATGCAAAAGTACGCGTTCTCCATACAAAAATAGAAACAGAAGGTCCTTTGCTCATCACACATTGGGGTATGAGCGGTCCAGCCATCTTGCGTGCATCGGCTTGGGGAGCCCGCCAATTAAGCGATTTGAATTATCGTTTCACCGCAATGATTAATTGGATTCCATTTTATTCCGAAGAAAAATTACGATTGGAACTCTCTGATTTTCGCTCAAAAAATTCAGCAAAAATGATGCTAACACATTTCCCACTTGATTTACCAAAACGACTTTGGGAATATTTTATCCACAAAGCAACCATTTCAGAAAGCACACGTTGGGCAGATTTGCCGAAGAAAGAATTAAATCTTTTAATTGCAATATTATTAACCGATACGTATAACGTGCAAGGGAAAACAACATTTAAAGAAGAGTTTGTAACTTGTGGCGGCATTCGTTTAAAAGAAATAGATTTTAAAACGATGCAAAGTAAAGTGGTTCCCAATCTTTTTTTTGCAGGTGAGATTATAGATGTAGATGGGATTACAGGCGGCTTTAATTTTCAGAATGCGTGGAGCAGCGGCTGGATTGCAGCGCAAAGTATCAATCTGTAA
- a CDS encoding glycosyltransferase family 2 protein: MIPKSIAVVILNWNGKKMLETFLPSVVSNNEKNVEIIVADNASTDDSIAFLKNNFSNVKIIQNDENGGFAKGYNDALKHVNSDYYIILNSDVEVTPNWIHPFLDLIEKYPETVAIQPKILSYINKDEFEYAGAAGGFIDKYGYPFCKGRIFQTLEKDENQYDKEEEIFWASGACLFIKSAVFHELGGFDEDFFAHMEEIDLCWRIRNAGYKIMYCPKSTVYHLGGGTLHKNNPQKTYLNFRNNLFILFKNHSSRYFFPKIMIRLSLDGIAGLKFLSDGEFVHFTAVIKAHFHFYGSLKKLFFKRKITKMNTKKYATSGIYKHSVVYAYYVKGKKKFGELNFTD; the protein is encoded by the coding sequence ATGATCCCAAAAAGTATTGCTGTTGTTATTTTAAATTGGAACGGAAAAAAAATGCTCGAAACATTTTTGCCTTCTGTTGTTTCCAATAATGAAAAAAATGTGGAAATTATTGTAGCAGACAATGCTTCAACGGATGATTCGATTGCCTTTCTGAAAAATAATTTTTCAAACGTAAAAATTATTCAAAACGATGAGAATGGTGGATTTGCAAAAGGATACAACGATGCGTTGAAACACGTAAATTCGGATTATTACATTATTTTGAATTCGGATGTGGAAGTAACGCCCAATTGGATTCATCCTTTTTTAGACTTGATCGAAAAGTATCCAGAAACCGTTGCCATTCAGCCCAAAATTTTATCTTACATAAATAAAGATGAATTTGAATATGCTGGTGCAGCAGGTGGTTTTATTGATAAATACGGATATCCTTTTTGCAAAGGACGAATTTTTCAAACACTCGAAAAAGATGAAAATCAATACGACAAAGAAGAAGAAATTTTTTGGGCGAGTGGAGCGTGTTTATTTATAAAATCGGCTGTGTTCCACGAATTGGGCGGTTTCGACGAAGATTTTTTTGCGCACATGGAAGAAATAGATTTGTGTTGGCGCATTCGCAATGCTGGATATAAAATTATGTATTGTCCAAAATCCACTGTTTATCACCTTGGCGGAGGAACTTTGCACAAAAACAATCCGCAAAAAACATATCTCAACTTCAGGAATAATTTATTTATTCTTTTTAAAAATCATTCGAGTCGTTATTTCTTTCCGAAAATTATGATTCGTTTGAGTTTAGATGGAATTGCTGGATTAAAATTTTTATCGGACGGCGAATTTGTCCATTTTACAGCTGTTATAAAGGCTCATTTTCATTTTTATGGGAGTTTGAAAAAGCTTTTTTTTAAACGGAAAATAACCAAGATGAATACGAAAAAGTATGCTACGTCTGGAATTTACAAGCATTCCGTCGTTTATGCCTATTATGTAAAAGGGAAAAAGAAATTCGGTGAACTGAATTTTACAGATTGA